CAGCGAGGTCCTTTTTTCTCACGAATCTGCCCCCCTCCTGGCCGCAACGTATGGCAAGTATAGCAGAAGGTTCCTTGCGGCCAGGAGAGGTTGAAAGCCTTGTCATTCAATAGTTTGACGGCATACACTAGGAACGAATCTCGGCCATCGACAAGAGAGAAATGATGGTGTTGAGCGGGGCTTACCATAGAGAGTTCATTCGTCGGCTCGAGAGCATTCCGGTGCATGGGTTGGGACTTTCCGTCGACATTCATGCTCCGGACCTCGCTAGCTTGCGTCGAATTCTACAAGAACGTCAAGTGTCGCCTGCCTACCTTGAAGTGTTCCGCACGACATCGACGGCCTTGGCATCCACCAGGAAGGAGGCCGAAGACGGGCTTCTGACATATCATGGCGAAGGGTTGTGGGTCACGCAACCCGAGATGGCCGATTCGGCGGCATTTGAGCACGAAATTTCCGAGACTACAGCGCAACTGATCATCTTGCAAAGTGCTTGGCTGAATCATGAGTGTGCGACGAAATATCTCGCCGGGTATCACTATGGGACCTACCTCCCTCCGCTCTATACGCCGTCAAGCGCGAACGTGGTGGCTGATAATACACGAGTGATCCAACGTCTGCTTAACCAACAGTGTCGTTTGGCCAATGGGAGCACACCGTTGGTGCTCCTTGAAATGCCGCCTCTCACGTACTTTGTCGCAGGGACAATGTCTATCCCAAGGTTTTTTCAGATGGTCAGCGAACAGGCTTCTTGTGGGCTGGTCTTGGACGTGGGCCATCTCTGGACGGTGTTTCGATATTCCGGCGCGCATCGGACCATGTCGCTGACTCGATTTGTCGAGGCATTTCTCAACGAGTTTCCCTTGGATCGCGTGGTTGAGATTCACGTGGCAGGCTTGGCTGTTCATGAATCACACCGAGCCCTCACTTCACGGCTGAGCGGTGGTTTGGGCGATGACGAGCTTCCTGCATGGATCGATGCCCACGCCGCCCCCATTCCGACCGTCTTGTTCGAGATGCTCGATCAGATTCTATGCCATCCACGGCTCACCAGCTTGAAAGGTCTTGCCCTGGAGGTGGATACGAAACCGATCGAATTGATCGCGGATGAATTCGCGGAATTCACCCGGCGCTATGGAGCATTATTCCATCGGCTGAGTCACATTGAACAGGGCGTGCCGGACTGCGAGGCGCTCTCAGTGGCGGAAGGATCGATGTTGACTCCGAGCACACAAACCCTTAACGAGGCCTATGATCGATATGCACGGGTTACGGCGGGAATCATGGAGCCGGCGGGATCAGAATGGAACCAAGCCACCGCCAACATCCAGGAGCTGGACCTCTATCGTTTCGTCTATCTCCCGTATGAGATTCTTCACTGGGGAGGGAAAGTGGACGACATGTTTGTGGAGTCCTGCCGTCAACTCAGAGAGCGTGATATCTCGCTCGAGGGATTTGTGGCCTTCTGGTTTCGTGAGCCCCGCCCTCTCTCCGGCACCTACGATTTCTTCTTGTTGAAGATCGACCGGTTCGTGGAGTTTGTCCATGAGGTGGCGCCTGAGTTGCGAGCCGTGGCCGAAAAAGAGGCCGACGAGCTTCGGCGCGCCTACCGCTTTGTCAATGAACCAACGTTTCAGTGTAAGAGCTGAGTATGAGCTTTTGGCTGAATCTCCCACGTCCGATCATTGGGTTGTCCCCTATGGATGGGGTCACCGATGCGTGCTTTCGATCGGTCATCGCCCAGCAGGGGAAGCCGGACGTCAGCTTTACAGAATTTACGCATGTCCATGACGTCTGCCACGGACCGGAGATTCAATTGGAGACGCTTCTGTACAGCGAGAGGGAACGGCCCATCGTGGCGCAGCTCTATGGGAAAGACCCGCATCTCTTCTATCTGGCGGCACAGGTGGTGTGCGAGCTGGGCTTCGACGGGCTGGACATCAACATGGGGTGCCCGTCGAAGAGCGTGGCGTCGTCCGGATCAGGCGCCGGGCTGATCCGCACTCCAGAGCTGGCTCGCGCGATCATGCAGGCAGCCCAACGTGGAATCGAGGATTGGGCCGGCGGCCAGAGGCTCGAACAAGCGGGTTTGAAGTCGGCGCGAATTGCCATGTTTGAACGGCTGAATCACCAGCGCGGCCAACCCGGTCCAATCCCGCGCCGCCAACTGCCCCTGTCCGTGAAGACCAGGCTCGGCTATGACTCGGTGACGGTTGAGGAATGGGTCGAGGAGCTCTTGAGGGAACAACCGACTGTGATCTCGCTCCATGGGCGAACCCTCCGGCAGATGTATCGAGGCACGTCGGACTGGTCGGCGATTGGGCGCGCGGTGGCATTGGTGAAGGGGACAGGAACGTTGTTATTGGGGAATGGGGACATTCAGAGCCTTGACGACGTCGCGGGACGAGTTCGTGAAACCGGGGTCGATGGAGTATTGGTCGGGAGGGGTGTGCTTGGCGCGCCGTGGTTCTTTCGCTCGAAAGAGCAGGCCCGCATGCGAGCCTGGCATGAGAATGGTGCCAACATCCGACGAGGTCCAGGCGAGGTTTCGTTGAATGAGCGCTTTGCCCTGTTGGTCGACCATGCGCAACAGTTCCAGGCGCTGGTTGGGGAAAAACAATTCCATCGTATGCGCAAACATCTCGGCTGGTACTGTAAAGGCTTTCCACATGCCGCCTCGCTTCGCGCACGGATGGTGCGGGTCTCTTCCGTCGAAGAGCTCCGTGCCCTCCTCGCAGAGTTTCACGATCGGCCGGAAACCATGGCAGGCCTTCCCCAGTCCGAATCAGTCGATGAGTCGAGCGTGTTGGTCTCACGATGCAGCTAGTGCTGGCGTCGAGTTCGCCGCGCCGCCGGGAACTCCTGACACTACTGGGTCTTTCCTTCGAGGTGTGCTCGCCGGAGTTCCACGAACACCCCACGGTTGGATGGCCACCGATCGAGCAGGTCAGGCACTTCGCGCGTGAAAAGGCGAGATCCGTGGCATGCGCGAGGTCACGAACCCTCGTGCTCGGCAGCGATACCGTGATCGACCTCGATGGCCGACTGCTCGGGAAACCGGTAGACCTTGCAGAGGCACGTGCCATGTTGGCCGATCTGGCCGGCCGCTCCCATCAGGTCCATACGGCCGTCGCCTTATGCGATCGAGAACGGCATATTGAATCAGCGGAGGTGGCCACAGCGGAAGTCTGGATGAAAGCAGACCTCGATCATGCCTATGAACAATATCTTGCATCGGAGGAATCGTTAGGCAAAGCCGGTGCCTATGCGATCCAAGGACTCGGTGGAGAGCTCGTGGAACGGATCGTCGGTGACTATACGACCGTGGTGGGATTACCGCTGAAACTTGTGGCGCATCTGCTTCAGTCGGCGGGGTATCCGCTTCTCGTGAACGTCGAGGGCCTGTATCGACGCAAGCCGTACGCGAACTGGAATCGGTTCGCGTCCTAATTGCAAAGACTTGATCGTTTCCCTACAATGCACTCTCGCTCAGCCCATTGTCTCGGATACGTACCCCTCGTCATGTCAAGGCTATAAGGGCAAGGTATGACAGTTTGCAAACCGCTTGTCTCACTATTGAGCTTGATCGGCATCCTTTCAGTCGGGAACAGCGGCCTGTGGGCGATTGAGGTGACTTTGTCGTCGGACGAGGCGCACAAAGCGCTGGAGATCGGGCGCATTTCGATGGAAAAGGCCAATTCCCCGGATGACGTGAAGAAGGTCCTTCAGCAAGCGTCTTTAGCCACTCGCGTGGGGGCTGACCCGGAGAAAGAGCCCTGCGGCGCCAGCGCGGTTCTTCGCACCAAACGGTATCGGCTGGAAGCCTTTGGTCGCCAAGAGGCAGCAGAATCGAAGAAGCGGAAAACGGACGTGCGCATGCCCGAAGAGTTTATCCAGAAAGTGATGGACATGCCCAACATGGAAATGGAAGTGCAGCTGTGCGGCGACGACGAGTATTTTGCCGAAGGCGCATTGATTGAGTTGCAGCAAGGGGCGAAGCGGATCAAGCCGATCGACATCGGCAAGGCAGAACGAGGACGGAAGAACGAAAGCAATGGCCCAGCCTACCGATCCAGATTTACCGCCCTCTTTGCTTACGAACAGTTCGATCCCACTGCATCGTCCGTATTTGTCGTGAACCTACAGGATGGAAAAGAAATCAGAATTTCCGCCGACTTTTCCAAAGTGAAGTGAGTTCCCTCGTTCTCTGACCTCTGCATCATCGATCCAAACGCTCTTCCCCATCGTTTACACAATAAGGCTTTTATGCATCCAAAATGCCCCTGTGGCATCGAATTCCATCGAGCGGGTTACTCTATCCGAGTCACATTGAGACTCTACTGAGGAATTATGATAGTTAATCCATAAGAGAGCGGAAAGACCGAAAGCAAGGACTTGTAGCCGTGAAAAGGATGGGATGTTGAACTTTACAGACCATTGGACAGGCTATCTGGCATTAGCGATATTTCTAGCCGCTTATGCGTTGGTGATCGCGGAAGAACACTTTGATCTGCGGAAGTCAAAGCCCGTCATGGTGGCGGCAGGGGCGATCTGGATACTGACGGCGATCGCCTATGTCTCTCAACAGCAATCCCATCTCGCCGCGGAGATCCTGCGCCATAATCTGCTGGAGTATGCCGAGCTGATGTTGTTTCTTCTCTCCGCGATGACGTTCATCAACACGATGAGTGAACGCAACATCTTCGAAGCATTGCGGACAGGTCTCGTTTCGATCGGGTTGTCCCTGCGTTCGGTGTTCTGGCTGACCGGGCTGCTGGCCTTTTGCATATCGCCTATCGCGGATAATCTGACCACGGCGCTGGTGATGGGAGCCGTCGTGATGGCCATGGGGGCGGGCAACAGACGATTCATCAGCGGGGCCTGCATCAATGTGGTGGTTGCGGCCAATGCGGGCGGGGCGTTCAGCCCCTTCGGGGACATTACGACCCTCATGGTCTGGCAGAAAGGGGTGGTGCATTTTGGCGATTTCTTTGCCTTGCTCATCCCCTCTCTTGTCAACTGGTTTGTTCCGGCGGCCCTGATTTCGATTGCGATTCCACAGGATAAGCCCGTAGCCAGAACAAAATCAGTGCGAGTCAAGCATGGCGGCTATGTCGTGGTGCTCATATTTTTCATCACCATAGCCACCACGGTGCTCATGCATCATTTCCTTGGGCTGCCTCCCTTTATAGGCATGATGACGGGGCTTGGAATTCTTAAGTCCTACGGCTATTTTCTCCGGCGCAGGGAATTGGATCTGTGGAAGGAGAATCCTGCGTTTGATGGCGATGTAAGCCTCAATGCAGAACTCAAGCCCGCGGTCAAGCCGTTCGATGTGTTCATCAGCATGAAACGTGTGGAATGGGACACGCTGATGTTCTTTTACGGCATCATGCTCTGTGTCGGCGGGCTCGGCGCATTGGGGTATCTGGCCACACTTTCTGAATTTCTCTATAAGGATTTGGGCGCCACGTCCGCGAATGTCCTGATCGGGGTTCTTTCAGCGGTGATCGACAACATCCCCGTGATGTTTGCCGTGTTGACCATGAATCCCGAGATGAGCCTCGGCCAATGGTTGTTAGTGACAATGACAGCCGGTGTCGGCGGATCGCTGTTGTCTATCGGCTCGGCTGCGGGTGTCGCCCTCATGGGGCAGGCACGAGGAATCTACACATTTTCTGCGCATCTGAAATGGACGTGGGCCATTGCCTTGGGCTATGCGGCAAGTATCGCCGTTCATTTCGCATTGAACGGCGCGCTCTTTCATCCCTAGCCCGCATTTTTCGTGGGATCGCTAAAAGTCGTCGATGGAGACGGGTCGGAGAAAGTCCCGAACCGACACCATGCCGATGAGCGCACCCTCTTTGGTGACGCCGAGGTGGAGCGTGCGATGCTTGTCCATGAGGTCGGCGGCTTCCGTCAACGGTCGCCGCTCTTCGATCCCCGGCACCGGACTGCTCATGATGTCCTCCACCGGCACGAAGTAGGACACGTTCTCCGCTCCCACGAACTTCTTGACGACATCCGATTCCGTGAGGATGCCGATGATCTGCGTTTGGCGGGCTACCAGCACACCTTCGACGTTGCAGGCTTTCATCAATTTCGCCGCCTCGACGACCGACGTGCCTGCGTCCACTGTCACCGGTTCTTTCTGCATTAAGTTGCCTACTGTAATCATACTGATCCTCCTCCTTATTATTTTTGTTTGGTTACAGGCTACCAATGTGTTGTTGCACAGGTGTTAGGTGGATATTACGGACGGGTAAAATGTGGGGGAATGATCAGGGAACGCTTCGATAATCCATGCTGTCATGCTGTGTCACCTCCTTTCGGGTTGTCAGGACTTCAGAAAGGTTTGTCGTCGTTCCATCCCTGATCGACATGATGCAGCCAACTGGGTCACTTTTTCCCCTTCGTTACGATCCCGCGAATTCTGTGTGAAGAATGATTACTCGAATTCCTCCCAGCCGCTCAAGCGGCTGCCGAAGACCAGCGTGCGTCTGGTAGTGGAAACGAGGATGAGCCCATTGTCATTCTCCACTTCCACGATTCGCTCGTGCACATCCAGGGCCTTCGACGCGAAGCCCCCAAGCAACGGCGTGAATCCGATCAATCGCTCATTGGTGATGAAGACCGCTCCATAGTCGTTGCTGTGGAAGCGAGCCACTTTTTCGCGCATCCCTAACGTTTCTTCGAGCCATAGGCCGTTGACGCCGCGAAATCCGTACAGATGCCGGTCCGTCCTGATGAGGCTGAAGGTCGGAAGGATCTTCCGTTCCAGGACTTTTTCATTCACGTCCAGTTCTTTCTTGCTCCAGGTCAGGGCACGGCTTGAAAATCCTAAGAGCCGACGAGATGTCACCACGATGCCGTTGATCCCGTTTGCGCCGGAACTGATCACGACTTCCTGGGCGCCCAACGGAATGTCCCTCCGCCCGCTCAGTTGACTGGTCGCGACGGCCATGCCGGATTCGAAC
Above is a genomic segment from Candidatus Nitrospira nitrificans containing:
- a CDS encoding tRNA dihydrouridine synthase, giving the protein MSFWLNLPRPIIGLSPMDGVTDACFRSVIAQQGKPDVSFTEFTHVHDVCHGPEIQLETLLYSERERPIVAQLYGKDPHLFYLAAQVVCELGFDGLDINMGCPSKSVASSGSGAGLIRTPELARAIMQAAQRGIEDWAGGQRLEQAGLKSARIAMFERLNHQRGQPGPIPRRQLPLSVKTRLGYDSVTVEEWVEELLREQPTVISLHGRTLRQMYRGTSDWSAIGRAVALVKGTGTLLLGNGDIQSLDDVAGRVRETGVDGVLVGRGVLGAPWFFRSKEQARMRAWHENGANIRRGPGEVSLNERFALLVDHAQQFQALVGEKQFHRMRKHLGWYCKGFPHAASLRARMVRVSSVEELRALLAEFHDRPETMAGLPQSESVDESSVLVSRCS
- a CDS encoding CBS domain-containing protein; this translates as MITVGNLMQKEPVTVDAGTSVVEAAKLMKACNVEGVLVARQTQIIGILTESDVVKKFVGAENVSYFVPVEDIMSSPVPGIEERRPLTEAADLMDKHRTLHLGVTKEGALIGMVSVRDFLRPVSIDDF
- a CDS encoding multinuclear nonheme iron-dependent oxidase, with product MMVLSGAYHREFIRRLESIPVHGLGLSVDIHAPDLASLRRILQERQVSPAYLEVFRTTSTALASTRKEAEDGLLTYHGEGLWVTQPEMADSAAFEHEISETTAQLIILQSAWLNHECATKYLAGYHYGTYLPPLYTPSSANVVADNTRVIQRLLNQQCRLANGSTPLVLLEMPPLTYFVAGTMSIPRFFQMVSEQASCGLVLDVGHLWTVFRYSGAHRTMSLTRFVEAFLNEFPLDRVVEIHVAGLAVHESHRALTSRLSGGLGDDELPAWIDAHAAPIPTVLFEMLDQILCHPRLTSLKGLALEVDTKPIELIADEFAEFTRRYGALFHRLSHIEQGVPDCEALSVAEGSMLTPSTQTLNEAYDRYARVTAGIMEPAGSEWNQATANIQELDLYRFVYLPYEILHWGGKVDDMFVESCRQLRERDISLEGFVAFWFREPRPLSGTYDFFLLKIDRFVEFVHEVAPELRAVAEKEADELRRAYRFVNEPTFQCKS
- the nhaD gene encoding sodium:proton antiporter NhaD → MLNFTDHWTGYLALAIFLAAYALVIAEEHFDLRKSKPVMVAAGAIWILTAIAYVSQQQSHLAAEILRHNLLEYAELMLFLLSAMTFINTMSERNIFEALRTGLVSIGLSLRSVFWLTGLLAFCISPIADNLTTALVMGAVVMAMGAGNRRFISGACINVVVAANAGGAFSPFGDITTLMVWQKGVVHFGDFFALLIPSLVNWFVPAALISIAIPQDKPVARTKSVRVKHGGYVVVLIFFITIATTVLMHHFLGLPPFIGMMTGLGILKSYGYFLRRRELDLWKENPAFDGDVSLNAELKPAVKPFDVFISMKRVEWDTLMFFYGIMLCVGGLGALGYLATLSEFLYKDLGATSANVLIGVLSAVIDNIPVMFAVLTMNPEMSLGQWLLVTMTAGVGGSLLSIGSAAGVALMGQARGIYTFSAHLKWTWAIALGYAASIAVHFALNGALFHP
- a CDS encoding Maf family protein; this translates as MQLVLASSSPRRRELLTLLGLSFEVCSPEFHEHPTVGWPPIEQVRHFAREKARSVACARSRTLVLGSDTVIDLDGRLLGKPVDLAEARAMLADLAGRSHQVHTAVALCDRERHIESAEVATAEVWMKADLDHAYEQYLASEESLGKAGAYAIQGLGGELVERIVGDYTTVVGLPLKLVAHLLQSAGYPLLVNVEGLYRRKPYANWNRFAS